The Falsibacillus pallidus genome contains the following window.
TGCGAAAGGCTACTTAAATCCTAAATTGAAAGTAATGGAACAGCGGAGAGCCATCATTATCAATGAGCTTGGGGAAGAAGTACTCTGTTATGAATTCATGGGTACTCTCGGCCATGACACGTACCGAATTTTCATCAACGCCAGCAGCGGTACGGAGGAAAAAGTAGAAAAATTACAAAATGCTGAACCGATCTATGAAGATATAGTAAAAAAAGGGGTCTGATAAAGAAAGGGGGAAAACCCCTTTCTTTTTTATATGGTGCTCGAAAATACCCGGCCAAAAAACTATAGAAAGTTTGCGGAATCCATGCAATAATGGAAAAAATAGCTTATTTTATAGTTTTGCTGGAAGGGGGAGCGATATGATAAACATTGGGGCAGTATTGAACTTGGAACCATTGCGGGATGGGCAGAAGGAAAAATATAAATGCAAGGTCCACGATATTCAAGGGACAAGGATTTATATCGATTACCCTGTGAATATTGATACAGATAGAACAGCATTTTTGTTGGATGGAATGCAATTAAGCGCCAGCTACATTCTGGAGGATAATGCGGTTTACCAATTTGAAACCGAAGTTCTTGGAAGGGCGAAAAAGAATCTGCCGATGATCATTCTGCATTATCCTGGTCCGGAAGAAATCATAAAGGTGCAAAGACGGCAATATGTCAGGGTGGAAACTTCTGTGGATGTCAATCTTGAATTGAAGCTCGATGGTCAAGAAGTGGTTCTTTCCTCGATTACAGAAGATATTTCTGCAGGTGGATGTGCAGTCTTGCTTCCTCAAGGACACAATGTGAAAAAAGGAATGACCGGCAAGGTTTTATTGGTTTTACCGATGCAGACAGGCGAATACCACTATCTGAATCTTGATGCAAAAGTATCGAGGGTCTGGGAAAATAACAGACTCCAGATAGCTTCCATACAATTTACTGATATTGAAAATCTTCATCAGCAGCTCTTATTCAGATTCTGCTTTGACAGGCAGCTCATCATGAAAAGAAAGCGTGTAATGAATTAAATCCAGCCTAAATAGATGGATAAATGTGAATAATACCCATTTTCCCTTCCATACTAATGAAAGAATGGAGTGGGAAAAATGGAAATGGTTGAAAGATGGATCATTAAATTAACTATCATCCAACTAATTGGATTGCTTGCTGCGCAATTATTCCTGCATCATTATAATTGGCTGCCGCAAATGAACAGGCTGCTCCTGTATGAGGGAGTGGAAAAAATGAAATACAGCGAGATTTTGGATGTTCTCGAGCCGCAAAGCAGGTAAATACCCTGCTTTTTTTAAATAGAAAATGATTTTTTTGCGTTTTATGATAAAATAATGGTTGGTTAATTAGTGAAGTTAATGAAAAGAATAGGTGGATTTTATGGAGAAAAAAATTAGTATCGCTATTGATGGACCAGCTGCTGCTGGCAAAAGTACAGTCGCAAAGATTGTTGCAGAGAATTTTTCTTATATTTATATAGATACTGGTGCCATGTATCGTGCACTTACCTATCATGCATTGCAGAATCAAATTGATTTGATGGATGAAAAAGCGCTGGTGGAAGCACTGGGCAAGATAGAGATTTCTTTGAAGCCGGGAGAAAATGGACAGCTTGTTTTTATCGATTCCCAAGATGTCACGAAAGAAATCCGATTTTCCGACGTGACCAATCAAGTGTCCATCGTTGCCAAGCATGGTGGCGTCCGGAGTGAAATGGTCAGAAGGCAGCAAGATTTCGCAACAGAAGGCGGAGTAGTGATGGACGGAAGGGATATTGGAACTCATGTCCTTCCGAAAGCGGAATTGAAGGTATTCTTACTTGCGAGCGTAGAGGAACGAGCAAAGCGCCGCCATGAAGAAAATCAAGCGAAAGGCTTTGATTCCGACCTTAACACTTTGATGCAGGAAATTGAAAAGCGCGATCAGCTGGATTCGGAACGTGAAGTTGCTCCTTTGAAAAAAGCCGATGACGCTGTGGTAATCGATACAACTTCATTGTCCATTGGACAGGTAGTTGAAAAAATTACAGATTTGGCACAAGAAAGGATTGGATGATGGTGACGTTTTACGATTTTGCCAAAGGGGTGGTAAGCTCGGTCTTCAAACCCCTATACAAAATTGAAGTTATTGGTGCAGAGAATTTTCCGAAAGAAGGGGGAGTTCTGCTCTGCACAAACCACATTCATAACTTTGACCCGCCTGTAGTGGGAATTTGTACACCCCGCCCGGTCAGCTTTATGGCAAAAGAGGAATTGTTTAAGGTACCCGTATTGGGAAAGGCTGTAGGGAATTTGAATGCTTTTCCTGTCAAGAGGGGAATGAGCGACCGGGAAGCACTTCGTAAAGGTTTAGCCGTTTTAAAAGAGGGGAAGGTTTTAGGATTATTTCCAGAGGGTACAAGAAGTAAAGATGGTAAATTGGGAAAAGGTCTTGCTGGAGCCGGATTCTTTGCTTCAAGATCTGAAGCGTATATTATACCTTGTGCCATCATTGGTCCTTATAAAGCATTCCGAAAGCTGAAAGTGGTATTTGGGCAGCCGATTGACATGACAGAATTAAGGGAAGCAAAAAAGTCGGCTGATATCGTGACGGAAGTCATAATGGCCCATATAAATGAATTGATAGAAAAACATCAATAATAAGCGTCATTACTTGACAAATGTCTTTATTTGTTAGACCTTTATAGTAGGTATTATTTTTTAGAATAATGCGATTTTTGCATTATCGATAAAGATGGTTAATTAGGCCGATGCTACAAACGTTGTGTCATCGGACACGATAAGCAGCCTATTCATCATCATTACCTTTGCATATTTCAGCAGTTGGACTAAGGAGGAGTACATATGGCAGATGACATGAATCAAGTTGAAGTAAGATCCTTTGCAGAAGGTGATAAAGTAAAAGGCACTGTAACAAAGGTCGAAGAGAAACAAGTTCTTGTTGATATCTCAGGCAGTAAACTGGATGGAATTGTTCCGATCAGCGAATTGTCGAGTCTTCATGTGGAAAAAGCTTCCGATGTTGTCAATGAAGGCGATGAGCTGGATTTAATCGTGACTAAAGTCGAAGAAGAACTATTAGTCCTTTCTAAGCGTAAAGTAGACGCTGAAAAGGCTTGGGATGAAATGAAG
Protein-coding sequences here:
- a CDS encoding flagellar brake protein, which translates into the protein MINIGAVLNLEPLRDGQKEKYKCKVHDIQGTRIYIDYPVNIDTDRTAFLLDGMQLSASYILEDNAVYQFETEVLGRAKKNLPMIILHYPGPEEIIKVQRRQYVRVETSVDVNLELKLDGQEVVLSSITEDISAGGCAVLLPQGHNVKKGMTGKVLLVLPMQTGEYHYLNLDAKVSRVWENNRLQIASIQFTDIENLHQQLLFRFCFDRQLIMKRKRVMN
- a CDS encoding DUF5359 family protein codes for the protein MEMVERWIIKLTIIQLIGLLAAQLFLHHYNWLPQMNRLLLYEGVEKMKYSEILDVLEPQSR
- the cmk gene encoding (d)CMP kinase, with protein sequence MEKKISIAIDGPAAAGKSTVAKIVAENFSYIYIDTGAMYRALTYHALQNQIDLMDEKALVEALGKIEISLKPGENGQLVFIDSQDVTKEIRFSDVTNQVSIVAKHGGVRSEMVRRQQDFATEGGVVMDGRDIGTHVLPKAELKVFLLASVEERAKRRHEENQAKGFDSDLNTLMQEIEKRDQLDSEREVAPLKKADDAVVIDTTSLSIGQVVEKITDLAQERIG
- a CDS encoding lysophospholipid acyltransferase family protein produces the protein MMVTFYDFAKGVVSSVFKPLYKIEVIGAENFPKEGGVLLCTNHIHNFDPPVVGICTPRPVSFMAKEELFKVPVLGKAVGNLNAFPVKRGMSDREALRKGLAVLKEGKVLGLFPEGTRSKDGKLGKGLAGAGFFASRSEAYIIPCAIIGPYKAFRKLKVVFGQPIDMTELREAKKSADIVTEVIMAHINELIEKHQ